The region GGTTCACTACACCGAGTCCGCTTCCGATCGGGCTTGCCAGAGGCATCACTGCAGCGCATCCCGCGTCTTCGAGACGAAGCGCCGTGATAAGATCGTCGTTGGTGTAGGCCATGACCTTGAACCCTTCGTCGGCGAGGGTCTTCGCCGCCTCGAGCGTGGCATGCACGTCGGGAAGCAGCGTCGCCTCATCCCCGATCACCTCGAGCTTCACGAATTCGTTGAAACCCGCGGCTCGGGCGAGACGCGCATATCGGATCGCGTCCTCGGCAGTGTAGCAGCCCGCGGTGTTCGCCAGCAAGAAGAACTCATCGGGACTCAGATGATGGAGGATGGCTTTCTCTTTCGTGCGGTCGAGATCCACGCGCCGCACCGCGACGGTGACCATCTCGGCCCCACTGGCTCGGATCGCATCGAGCATGATCTCGTTGGTCGTGTACTTCCCCGTCCCGACAATGAGTCGCGATTGGAAGTCCACACC is a window of Longimicrobiales bacterium DNA encoding:
- a CDS encoding thiazole synthase; this encodes MTDPKDTYQTARALDGSFQIGGVDFQSRLIVGTGKYTTNEIMLDAIRASGAEMVTVAVRRVDLDRTKEKAILHHLSPDEFFLLANTAGCYTAEDAIRYARLARAAGFNEFVKLEVIGDEATLLPDVHATLEAAKTLADEGFKVMAYTNDDLITALRLEDAGCAAVMPLASPIGSGLGVVNPYFIREIKRRLEVPVIVDAGVGTASDACVTMEQGVDGILMNTALAAADDPVRMSHAMKHAVLAGRLAFLAGRMPSREIAVPSSPTTGMLD